A DNA window from Fusibacter sp. A1 contains the following coding sequences:
- a CDS encoding HD domain-containing protein has translation MLAILFLDEVGRTEAHDKEKHSMIQLLSILPEDQKNEIMILWEEFESYKSEEAIFV, from the coding sequence ATGCTGGCGATACTTTTTCTAGATGAAGTAGGAAGAACGGAAGCACATGATAAAGAGAAGCACTCTATGATTCAATTGCTATCCATACTTCCAGAGGATCAAAAAAACGAGATCATGATCTTATGGGAAGAGTTTGAAAGCTACAAATCAGAGGAGGCTATATTTGTATGA